In Callospermophilus lateralis isolate mCalLat2 chromosome 4, mCalLat2.hap1, whole genome shotgun sequence, one genomic interval encodes:
- the Sox10 gene encoding transcription factor SOX-10 — MAEEQDLSEVELSPVGSEEPRCLSPGSAPSLGPDGGGGGGGGSGLRASPGPGELGKVKKEQQDGEADDDKFPVCIREAVSQVLSGYDWTLVPMPVRVNGASKSKPHVKRPMNAFMVWAQAARRKLADQYPHLHNAELSKTLGKLWRLLNESDKRPFIEEAERLRMQHKKDHPDYKYQPRRRKNGKAAQGEAECPGGEAEQGGATAIQAHYKSAHLDHRHPEEGSPMSDGNPEHPSGQSHGPPTPPTTPKTELQSGKADPKRDGRSMGEGGKPHIDFGNVDIGEISHEVMSNMETFDVAELDQYLPPNGHPGHVGSYSAAGYGLGSALAVASGHSAWISKPPGVALPTVSPPGVDAKAQVKTETAGPQGPPHYADQPSTSQIAYTSLSLPHYGSAFPSISRPQFDYSDHQPSGPYYGHSGQASGLYSAFSYMGPSQRPLYTAISDPSPSGPQSHSPTHWEQPVYTTLSRP, encoded by the exons ATGGCCGAGGAGCAGGACCTATCAGAGGTGGAGCTGAGCCCCGTGGGCTCGGAGGAGCCCCGCTGCCTGTCCCCGGGGAGCGCGCCTTCGCTGGGGCCcgacggcggcggcggcggcggcggcggctccgGCCTGAGAGCCAGCCCCGGGCCGGGCGAGCTGGGAAAGGTCAAGAAGGAGCAGCAGGATGGCGAGGCGGACGACGACAAGTTTCCCGTCTGCATCCGCGAGGCCGTCAGCCAGGTGCTCAGCGGCTACGACTGGACGCTGGTGCCCATGCCGGTGCGCGTCAACGGTGCCAGCAAGAGCAAGCCGCACGTCAAGCGGCCCATGAACGCCTTCATGGTGTGGGCGCAGGCGGCGCGCAGGAAACTCGCCGACCAGTACCCGCACCTGCACAACGCCGAGCTCAGCAAGACGCTGGGCAAGCTCTGGAG GCTGCTGAACGAGAGTGACAAGCGTCCCTTCATTGAGGAGGCTGAGCGGCTCCGCATGCAGCACAAGAAGGACCACCCCGACTACAAGTACCAGCCCCGGCGGCGGAAGAACGGCAAGGCGGCCCAAGGGGAGGCCGAGTGCCCGGGCGGGGAGGCCGAGCAAGGAGGGGCCACGGCCATCCAGGCCCACTACAAAAGTGCCCACCTGGACCACCGGCACCCAGAAGAGGGCTCTCCCATGTCTGACGGGAACCCTGAGCACCCTTCAG GCCAGAGCCACGGCCCACCAACCCCGCCAACCACCCCAAAGACAGAGCTGCAGTCCGGCAAGGCAGACCCCAAGCGGGATGGGCGCTCGATGGGGGAGGGCGGGAAACCTCACATCGACTTCGGCAATGTGGACATCGGCGAGATCAGCCACGAGGTAATGTCcaacatggagacctttgatgtgGCTGAGTTGGACCAATATCTGCCACCCAATGGGCACCCAGGCCATGTGGGTAGCTACTCAGCAGCTGGCTACGGGTTGGGCAGCGCCCTGGCCGTGGCCAGTGGACACTCCGCCTGGATCTCCAAGCCACCGGGCGTGGCCCTGCCCACGGTCTCACCACCTGGTGTGGATGCCAAAGCCCAGGTGAAGACAGAGACCGCAGGCCCTCAGGGCCCCCCCCACTACGCCGACCAGCCGTCCACCTCGCAGATCGCCTACACCTCCCTCAGCCTGCCACACTACGGCTCCGCCTTCCCGTCCATTTCCCGCCCCCAGTTTGACTACTCTGACCATCAGCCCTCAGGACCCTATTATGGCCATTCGGGCCAGGCCTCTGGCCTCTATTCGGCCTTCTCCTACATGGGGCCCTCTCAGCGGCCCCTCTACACGGCCATCTCTGACCCCAGCCCCTCAGGGCCCCAGTCCCACAGCCCCACACACTGGGAGCAGCCAGTATATACGACGCTGTCCCGGCCTTGA